One genomic window of Hydra vulgaris chromosome 03, alternate assembly HydraT2T_AEP includes the following:
- the LOC136078258 gene encoding uncharacterized protein LOC136078258 has product MASASLSSNKLKLNHLTITNYNCHNAYESQKQFIKSVQDYSIKTSQSPVDITDEVFSLKSLPPKHQLMKWSTELSMRNNIASGIHYIECNLGKFMYESVQYLIALHRVQEMKLAVDQELTWFNSPKLVPKSISIFPSQNLIEKFKEVLFRRPANKEISEYRMNPNTLTELCCARWLSSDHMLQISSILNSNQGHSKVIYFNFLGSIEHYVSRIIVVPEKLIFIINVGGNNEKTFSGTDLNAGYHWTLAVYNSIEGNFYYADSLGWTAPDDFLTKVKLLIRKLYHINESFNITYCHDSKTHMNGVKKCSSFCKENYPMQTCGNICGVITIIVCAISCLKYDYFNCMINNGQIENNNYIFLKDPTKYS; this is encoded by the exons ATG GCATCTGCTAGCTTGTCTTCAAACAAGTTAAAGCTTAATCACCTTACGATCACCAATTATAATTGTCATAATGCTTACGAGTCACAGAAACAGTTTATTAAATCTGTTCAAGATTATTCTATCAAAACAAGCCAGTCTCCTGTGGATATAACTGATGAAGTATTTTCTCTTAAAAGTTTACCACCTAAACATCAGTTAATGAAATGGTCCACTGAACTATCTATGCGCAATAATATTGCGAGTGGAATCCATTATATAGAATGCAATCTAGGAAAGTTCATGTATGAAAGTGTTCAGTATCTAATAGCTCTTCATAGGGTTCAAGAAATGAAGCTAGCAGTTGATCAAGAGTTAACGTGGTTTAATTCTCCCAAGTTAGTACCAAAATCAATCAGTATTTTTCCTTCtcaaaatttaatagaaaaattcaAAGAAGTGCTTTTTAGAAGGCCAGCTAACAAAGAAATATCAGAATATAGGATGAACCCTAATACTTTGACTGAGTTATGTTGTGCTAGATGGCTTTCATCAGATCATATGCTGCAAATTTCTAGCATTTTAAACTCTAATCAAGGCCATTCaaaggtaatttattttaactttttaggaaGTATTGAGCATTATGTATCAAGAATAATTGTTGTCCCTGAAAAGCTgatctttattataaatgttgGAGGAAACAATGAGAAAACATTTTCTGGCACAGATTTAAATGCAGGTTACCACTGGACACTTGCAGTTTATAATAGTATTGAAGGTAATTTTTACTATGCAGATTCTTTAGGATGGACAGCTCCAGatgattttttaactaaagttaaattattaatcAGAAAATTGTATCACATAAACGAAAGTTTTAATATCACTTATTGTCATGATTCAAAGACACATATGAATGGAGTTAAAAAATGCAGTTctttttgcaaagaaaattaTCCCATGCAGACATGTGGAAATATTTGTGGAGTTATTACCATAATAGTATGTGCAATCTCTTGCTTAAAATATGATTACTTTAACTGTATGATAAATAATGGTCAAATAGAGaacaataattacatttttctaAAAGACCCTactaaatattcttaa